From the genome of Kryptolebias marmoratus isolate JLee-2015 linkage group LG19, ASM164957v2, whole genome shotgun sequence, one region includes:
- the ostm1 gene encoding osteopetrosis-associated transmembrane protein 1: MSPRNLGLFFVFSVLNVCRLVLSDVGNVIASDSAENLKQVSDPSPPGSAGANSPPVFKPAVDFAFPLSLLSSFPEDLEISEYCRELLAVFGQRYVAYANCLVPAARPVKVCQNCFSGFGSLKEIYTNISSDKVGPVNESCRDSLLHSDRLMLVYLLFSSVEDIWKKSACDQCVSDGYQSLNNGTLYFLDVLNETIACFEKYRQGNLTELCTNCKSFYKSLNDLYGQKEQNQSLCIDLEDAMNMTRKLWSKSFNCSFPREETVPVIAVSSFMLFLPIIFYLSSFLHSEQKKRKLIHPKRAKSSTSLMNIQDKQS; this comes from the exons ATGTCGCCGCGGAATCTCGgtctgttttttgtattttcagtgtTAAATGTTTGCCGTCTTGTGCTCAGCGACGTGGGCAATGTCATCGCTTCGGATTCGGCGGAGAACCTGAAACAAGTTTCCGACCCGAGCCCCCCTGGCTCCGCCGGGGCAAACTCTCCTCCCGTGTTTAAGCCCGCCGTGGACTTCGCATTCCCCCTGAGTTTGCTTTCTTCCTTCCCGGAAGACTTGGAAATCAGTGAGTACTGCAGGGAGCTGCTCGCCGTGTTCGGTCAGCGGTACGTGGCCTACGCGAACTGCCTGGTTCCAGCTGCTCGACCCGTCAAAGTTTGCCAGAACTGCTTCTCCGGTTTTGGCAGCCTCAAGGAGATCTACACAAACATCTCATCAGACAAG GTGGGTCCTGTCAATGAGAGCTGCAGAGATAGCCTTCTGCACAGCGATCGGCTGATgcttgtttacctgctgttcaGCAGCGTAGAAGATATTTGGAAGAAATCAGCCTGTGACC AATGTGTGTCTGACGGGTACCAGAGCCTGAACAATGGCACTCTGTACTTTCTGGATGTTCTCAATGAAACTATCGCTTGTTTTGAGAAGTATAGACAG GGAAACCTGACAGAGCTGTGCACCAACTGTAAGAGCTTCTACAAGAGCCTGAATGACCTGTACGGCCAAAAGGAGCAGAATCAATCTCTGTGTATCGACTTAGAGGATGCG ATGAATATGACCCGCAAACTCTGGAGCAAAAGCTTCAACTGCTCCTTCCCCCGGGAGGAGACTGTGCCTGTCATCGCCGTGTCCAGCTTCATGCTCTTTCTGCCCATCATCTTCTACTTGAGCAGCTTCCTTCACTCCGAACAAAAGAAACGCAAGCTCATACACC CCAAGCGAGCAAAGTCCTCCACCAGTCTGATGAACATTCAGGACAAGCAGAGCTGA